A stretch of the Thiocystis violascens DSM 198 genome encodes the following:
- a CDS encoding helix-turn-helix domain-containing protein: protein MSHDRFTSVWDALEDTPQEAENLRLRSALMMALKDHLTHAGLTQAQAAQQLGVTQPRISDLLRGKIHLFSLDTLVNMAASAGLHVELHLRHAA, encoded by the coding sequence ATGAGCCACGACCGTTTTACCAGTGTCTGGGACGCCCTGGAGGACACGCCCCAGGAGGCCGAGAACCTGCGGCTGCGTTCCGCCTTGATGATGGCCTTGAAAGACCATCTGACCCACGCGGGCCTCACGCAAGCGCAAGCCGCGCAGCAACTGGGGGTGACCCAACCCAGAATCTCCGACCTCCTGCGCGGCAAAATCCACCTGTTTAGCCTGGATACGCTGGTCAACATGGCCGCCTCGGCGGGCTTGCACGTCGAGCTGCATCTGCGTCACGCGGCCTAA
- a CDS encoding ribbon-helix-helix domain-containing protein, producing MPNDDQTRWTVTVSQQTDIALRTFLAQRGLKKGALSVFIEEAVQRRLRELTLGETRQEAERPQDQDRVQDFVDAPLMEAAQ from the coding sequence ATGCCAAACGATGACCAGACCCGCTGGACCGTTACAGTCTCCCAGCAGACGGACATTGCCTTGCGAACCTTTCTCGCGCAGCGCGGACTCAAGAAAGGGGCTCTCTCCGTCTTTATCGAGGAGGCGGTCCAGAGGCGCCTTCGGGAGCTGACGCTCGGCGAGACCCGCCAGGAGGCTGAGCGACCCCAGGACCAAGACCGAGTTCAGGACTTCGTTGATGCCCCCTTAATGGAGGCGGCGCAGTAA
- a CDS encoding fused MFS/spermidine synthase, giving the protein MNQSIFSKYLLFAIFAVSGFSGLIYESIWSHYLKLFLGHAAYAQTLVLAIFMGGMALGSWVIARRGQRWRNLLLIYVAVEGIIGLLGLVFHQGFVSTTDIIFSSAIPALGASAWVPFVKWGVASLLILPQSILLGMTFPLMSGGILRRFSDRPGATVSMLYFTNSLGAAIGVLVSGFALIPSVGLPGTIMTAGILNVLLALVVWLIIRRAPEPVPMPQPSTTASDQRALTSFAAWILFAAFLSGVASFLYEIAWIRMLSLVLGSSTHAFELMLSAFILGLALGGLWISRRADNLSDPQRFLGVTMIVMGSLAAATIVVYGQSFEWMAQSLQALNRNDQGYAAFNLVSHAIAAVVMLPATFCAGITLPLMTHSLLKARYGERAIGRVYAVNTLGAIIGVMAAIHLLMPVVGVKGVVLTGAALHMVAGLAFLVRSARGTSHTRTVSAALAWSVALIAIMSMVELDPRRMAAGVFRTGLALTPAGSEVPFHRDGKTATVSLLISPDGKIGILTNGKADANINMAGGATSADEVTMILAGALPLGLHPQPRQVANIGIGSGLTSHTLLITDQIADMDTVEIEPLMARAAHQAFMPRVRNLFEDPRSHIHFEDAKTFFATRQGQYDVIVSEPSNPWVSGVATLFSDEFYQRVTQYLKADGIFVQWLQMYETDMSVVASVMNALSKHFSDYVIYDSGTSDMIVVAVREGSIGPLRASLFDAPELATDLARVGLHSIEDIEHLRIGNKALLDPLFRSYQVPTNSDYFPFVDYTSPRMRFLNRNASALTTVRSVPIPLLDVLDNGRAVDLERQSPESQTALAIRNAVIDGHLEGLRPGIRQAVLLLDLDDAQCSDAAVRSTWLDAAYLLFVTTSPYLPPEAATGLWSRIEATSCYQRLDDRERRPITLWKATAMRNAPSMAASGRELLERGAVLTRPEQIRMAVGLTMLGLLSQGQPQAAQSIWDAYGKDAPRANSYDLVLQWLHALSVWPHDRFTPSAVGASTPENGSG; this is encoded by the coding sequence ATGAACCAAAGCATCTTTTCCAAGTATCTCCTCTTTGCAATCTTCGCCGTATCAGGCTTCTCCGGGCTGATCTACGAATCCATCTGGTCGCACTACCTCAAGCTTTTTCTCGGTCACGCCGCCTACGCGCAAACCCTGGTGCTCGCCATCTTTATGGGTGGCATGGCGCTTGGCTCATGGGTCATCGCGCGCCGTGGTCAGCGGTGGCGCAATCTGCTGCTCATCTATGTCGCGGTCGAGGGCATCATCGGACTCTTGGGGCTGGTGTTTCACCAAGGCTTCGTGTCGACCACCGACATCATCTTCTCTAGTGCAATCCCCGCACTTGGCGCATCCGCTTGGGTGCCGTTCGTGAAGTGGGGAGTTGCCTCCTTGCTGATCTTGCCCCAATCGATTCTGTTGGGCATGACCTTTCCGCTGATGAGCGGCGGCATCCTGCGCCGGTTCTCGGATCGACCCGGCGCAACCGTCTCGATGCTCTATTTCACCAACAGTCTCGGAGCCGCGATCGGGGTCTTGGTCAGTGGGTTTGCCCTCATACCCAGCGTCGGCCTACCTGGGACCATCATGACCGCGGGCATCCTGAACGTCCTGCTAGCCCTCGTGGTCTGGCTCATCATCCGTCGCGCGCCAGAGCCCGTGCCAATGCCTCAGCCATCGACAACGGCATCGGACCAGCGAGCGTTGACGTCATTCGCTGCCTGGATCTTGTTCGCCGCCTTCCTCAGCGGTGTCGCTTCCTTCCTATACGAAATCGCCTGGATACGCATGCTGAGCCTGGTGCTGGGCAGTTCCACGCATGCGTTCGAACTCATGTTGAGCGCCTTCATCCTGGGGCTAGCCCTGGGTGGCCTGTGGATCAGTCGGCGCGCGGACAACCTGTCGGATCCGCAGCGGTTCCTCGGTGTCACCATGATCGTCATGGGCAGTTTGGCGGCCGCCACGATCGTCGTCTACGGCCAGAGTTTCGAATGGATGGCCCAGTCCCTACAGGCCCTCAATCGAAACGATCAGGGCTATGCGGCCTTCAATCTGGTCAGTCATGCCATCGCGGCCGTGGTCATGCTCCCCGCGACATTCTGCGCGGGCATCACCCTTCCCTTGATGACCCATTCGCTCCTGAAAGCCCGTTATGGCGAACGCGCGATTGGTCGTGTTTACGCGGTCAATACCTTGGGGGCCATCATCGGTGTGATGGCGGCAATTCATCTCCTGATGCCCGTCGTCGGCGTCAAGGGCGTGGTCCTAACGGGCGCCGCGCTCCACATGGTGGCTGGCCTCGCCTTCCTCGTCCGCTCGGCGAGGGGAACGAGTCATACCCGGACAGTCTCCGCGGCGCTCGCTTGGTCGGTCGCTTTGATCGCCATCATGTCCATGGTCGAGTTGGATCCCAGGCGGATGGCAGCGGGAGTCTTTCGGACCGGTCTCGCCCTGACTCCCGCCGGGTCCGAGGTGCCGTTTCACCGCGACGGCAAGACGGCGACGGTCAGTCTGCTCATATCCCCAGATGGCAAGATCGGGATCCTCACCAACGGGAAGGCGGATGCGAATATCAACATGGCGGGTGGCGCAACGTCCGCGGATGAGGTCACCATGATCCTTGCCGGAGCCTTGCCCCTCGGCCTGCATCCGCAACCGCGCCAGGTTGCGAATATCGGCATCGGCTCTGGGTTGACCTCCCATACCCTCCTGATCACGGATCAAATCGCCGATATGGATACCGTGGAGATCGAGCCCCTCATGGCCCGCGCCGCCCACCAAGCATTTATGCCGCGCGTTCGCAATCTCTTCGAGGATCCTCGCAGCCACATCCACTTCGAGGACGCCAAGACCTTTTTCGCCACCAGACAGGGACAGTACGACGTCATCGTCTCCGAGCCATCCAACCCTTGGGTCAGCGGCGTCGCGACCTTGTTTTCGGACGAGTTCTACCAGCGTGTCACCCAATATCTTAAGGCGGACGGCATCTTCGTTCAGTGGCTACAGATGTACGAAACCGATATGTCAGTGGTGGCCTCGGTGATGAATGCGCTGTCTAAGCATTTTTCGGACTATGTCATCTATGATTCAGGCACCTCCGACATGATCGTGGTGGCAGTCCGCGAGGGTTCGATTGGTCCCTTGCGCGCCTCTCTTTTCGATGCGCCGGAGTTGGCGACGGATCTGGCCCGGGTGGGTCTTCACTCGATAGAGGATATCGAGCACCTGCGCATCGGCAACAAAGCGCTCCTCGATCCGCTGTTCCGGTCGTACCAGGTTCCCACCAACTCGGATTACTTTCCGTTCGTGGATTACACTTCCCCTCGGATGCGTTTTCTCAACCGTAACGCGAGCGCATTGACGACGGTTCGCTCGGTCCCGATACCGCTCCTGGATGTGCTTGATAACGGGAGGGCCGTTGATCTCGAAAGACAAAGCCCGGAGTCGCAGACCGCCTTGGCGATCCGGAACGCCGTGATTGACGGGCACTTGGAAGGGTTGAGACCGGGGATCAGGCAGGCCGTCCTGTTGCTCGATCTCGATGACGCGCAGTGCTCCGATGCTGCGGTCCGGTCCACCTGGCTCGATGCGGCGTACCTGCTGTTCGTCACAACAAGTCCCTATCTTCCCCCTGAAGCAGCGACGGGCCTGTGGAGTCGGATCGAGGCAACCTCTTGCTATCAACGGTTGGATGACCGAGAGCGCCGTCCAATCACGCTATGGAAAGCCACGGCCATGCGTAACGCGCCGTCCATGGCGGCCTCCGGGCGCGAGTTGTTGGAGCGCGGGGCTGTGTTGACGCGCCCTGAGCAGATCCGCATGGCAGTGGGTTTGACGATGCTGGGGTTGTTAAGTCAAGGGCAGCCGCAGGCGGCGCAATCAATCTGGGATGCCTATGGTAAGGACGCGCCGAGAGCCAACTCTTACGACTTGGTCTTGCAATGGCTCCATGCCCTCAGCGTTTGGCCGCACGACAGATTTACCCCAAGCGCGGTTGGGGCTAGTACACCCGAGAACGGATCCGGCTAA
- a CDS encoding tetratricopeptide repeat-containing sulfotransferase family protein — MTVMPASSQTLRYLGGRFWFHSEWMSTRMSETQSIDNLFNLSRAEKLLQAGKLEDARMLVERFLAKTPGDLGALYQLGRIELRSQRFAEAAEHFAALAAAVPEDPNYLSGLGETLMYTGRIEQAIPVLLKTLELNPRDNWAKTNLGLAFMKHADYRVAATLLEEVLAKHPAYANDVHANLASTYLALGELREAIEHARTAIRMQCSDLAYMEQTLGFLVYANDGGIDEASRHFRRALKLDPTSGEAFFHFASIKKYREPDGEMMEWVEQQLKGDMPSARRAYFHFGLGKIHDDLKQWELAFQHYRRANLVGKRAIDFTGTVILAKRTRKLFTRRFLERHTGLGSETEQPIFILGMPRSGSTLIEQILTSHPQVVTAGEMPVLPRLSEKLCLESAGKKPVFPDCFKNLDRTMADAIASQYLEALGQYGEGAVRIVDKLPGNLFFIGLIDLIFPKAHIIHTVRNPLDTSLSCFFQPFREAPWSYDLAWIGQYYRLNEDMIAHWRSVLPKSRILDVQYETLIEDTASEAKRIIAHCGLEWDDDCLDFHRAKRAVSTASLWQVRQPVYTSSKQRWIHYAPYISELVRALGPCARPYFNEIQAHGGKVEKSFFRLASWNRLSG; from the coding sequence ATGACCGTGATGCCCGCCTCATCACAAACGCTGCGGTACCTTGGTGGGCGTTTTTGGTTCCACAGTGAATGGATGAGCACGCGCATGAGCGAAACCCAAAGCATCGACAATCTGTTTAATCTCTCCAGGGCCGAAAAGCTGCTTCAAGCGGGCAAGCTTGAAGACGCCCGCATGCTTGTCGAGCGCTTTCTCGCCAAGACGCCGGGCGACCTCGGCGCGCTTTACCAACTCGGTCGTATCGAGTTGCGCAGCCAACGCTTCGCAGAGGCTGCGGAGCACTTTGCCGCTTTGGCCGCAGCGGTGCCGGAAGATCCAAACTATCTCAGCGGGCTTGGCGAGACTTTAATGTATACAGGTCGGATTGAGCAGGCCATTCCGGTTCTGCTCAAAACGTTGGAGCTTAATCCACGCGACAACTGGGCCAAGACCAACCTCGGGCTAGCCTTCATGAAGCATGCGGACTACCGCGTCGCCGCTACGCTGCTTGAAGAAGTACTTGCAAAACATCCGGCTTACGCCAATGACGTGCATGCGAATCTCGCGAGCACCTATCTCGCCCTCGGAGAACTTCGCGAGGCCATCGAACATGCCCGCACCGCGATTCGCATGCAATGCTCCGACCTCGCTTACATGGAGCAGACCCTTGGCTTCCTGGTCTACGCCAACGACGGCGGCATTGATGAGGCATCAAGGCATTTCAGGCGCGCACTGAAGCTCGATCCAACCAGCGGCGAGGCATTCTTTCATTTCGCCTCGATCAAAAAGTATCGGGAACCCGATGGCGAGATGATGGAATGGGTCGAGCAGCAACTCAAGGGTGACATGCCTTCTGCTCGACGCGCTTATTTCCACTTCGGACTCGGGAAAATTCATGACGATCTGAAGCAATGGGAACTCGCGTTCCAACACTATCGGCGGGCGAATCTCGTCGGCAAACGCGCGATTGATTTCACCGGCACGGTCATCCTAGCCAAAAGAACCAGAAAGCTTTTTACCCGCCGGTTTCTCGAACGCCACACTGGTCTGGGGAGCGAGACCGAGCAACCCATTTTCATCCTAGGCATGCCACGTTCAGGCTCGACCCTGATTGAGCAGATCCTTACCAGCCATCCGCAGGTGGTGACGGCAGGTGAAATGCCGGTCCTGCCGCGTCTCAGTGAAAAGTTGTGCTTAGAAAGCGCAGGGAAGAAACCAGTCTTCCCTGACTGCTTTAAAAACCTAGATCGCACAATGGCCGATGCAATCGCCAGCCAGTATCTCGAAGCCTTGGGGCAATATGGCGAGGGCGCTGTACGGATTGTCGATAAACTTCCGGGCAATCTGTTCTTTATCGGACTCATCGACTTAATTTTCCCCAAGGCGCACATCATTCATACCGTGCGCAATCCGCTGGATACCAGCCTGTCGTGCTTTTTCCAACCCTTTCGAGAGGCGCCCTGGAGTTACGACCTCGCTTGGATCGGCCAGTATTATCGGCTCAACGAGGACATGATCGCGCATTGGCGTTCAGTGCTTCCAAAGAGCCGTATTCTTGATGTTCAGTATGAAACCCTCATCGAGGATACGGCCAGCGAAGCCAAGCGCATCATTGCCCATTGCGGACTTGAGTGGGACGACGATTGCCTGGATTTTCATCGCGCCAAGCGCGCGGTGTCAACGGCAAGCTTGTGGCAGGTGCGCCAGCCTGTTTACACCAGCTCAAAGCAGCGCTGGATCCATTACGCGCCCTATATCAGCGAACTCGTCCGAGCGCTTGGTCCCTGCGCGCGGCCCTATTTCAACGAAATTCAGGCGCACGGCGGCAAGGTGGAAAAATCCTTCTTTCGTCTCGCCTCCTGGAACCGTCTTAGCGGTTAG
- a CDS encoding pilin — protein MKKFQQGFTLIELMIVVAIIGILAAIALPAYQDYIVRSKVSEAIIAASSAKSSASEAFMSDGVTGLAAASAAWGLIPAAEKATKFVADVTMAAGGTVTVTTAGTAASGLPTAAAGMTLVFSPNVQNAAPAAGVTGGIDWACGSTTVATAGTRGLTNANTGTMPAKYAPSECK, from the coding sequence ATGAAAAAGTTCCAACAAGGCTTTACCCTGATCGAACTCATGATCGTCGTGGCGATCATTGGTATTTTGGCGGCTATCGCCTTGCCGGCTTATCAAGACTACATCGTGCGTTCCAAGGTTTCCGAGGCCATTATCGCGGCATCCTCGGCTAAGTCCTCCGCCAGCGAAGCATTTATGAGCGACGGCGTGACGGGCCTCGCTGCCGCATCGGCGGCTTGGGGTCTCATCCCCGCGGCTGAAAAAGCAACCAAATTCGTCGCGGATGTGACCATGGCCGCTGGCGGTACGGTGACCGTCACCACGGCGGGTACGGCCGCTTCCGGGTTGCCGACCGCTGCGGCTGGTATGACGCTTGTTTTCTCGCCAAACGTCCAAAACGCCGCTCCCGCCGCTGGCGTGACTGGTGGGATCGACTGGGCCTGCGGTTCAACCACCGTAGCAACAGCCGGTACACGCGGCTTGACTAACGCCAACACTGGTACCATGCCCGCCAAGTATGCTCCGTCCGAGTGCAAATAG
- a CDS encoding tetratricopeptide repeat protein gives MLISVTATAMLTGWSERTVWRRFSGHIVKSETSSGRSMVPLDLVQPHLCISLSPEDALVLAKADAGDADAQNEVALLFLTEGKPEWAIGWLELAAKHGHADAMNLLGTCYIEGNGVPKNDNLGIAYIAKAAANGHVISQRQMDFIRGRPETPKDPSST, from the coding sequence ATGCTCATCAGCGTTACAGCAACCGCCATGCTGACCGGTTGGAGCGAACGAACCGTTTGGCGGCGATTTTCCGGTCATATCGTCAAGAGCGAAACATCCAGCGGACGTTCCATGGTTCCGCTTGATCTCGTTCAGCCTCACCTGTGCATTTCACTTTCGCCAGAGGATGCACTTGTGCTCGCAAAAGCGGACGCGGGGGATGCGGACGCGCAAAACGAGGTCGCGTTACTGTTTTTAACCGAGGGCAAGCCAGAATGGGCGATTGGTTGGTTGGAACTCGCCGCCAAGCATGGTCATGCCGATGCAATGAACTTGCTGGGAACCTGCTACATCGAGGGGAACGGCGTCCCGAAGAACGATAACCTTGGCATTGCCTACATCGCGAAGGCCGCCGCCAATGGTCATGTCATTTCGCAACGTCAAATGGATTTTATTCGTGGCCGACCGGAGACGCCGAAAGACCCCAGCTCAACGTGA
- the mazG gene encoding nucleoside triphosphate pyrophosphohydrolase — protein MNESMNQSASLDDLIAIMARLRDPDGGCPWDLRQTFRTILPFTLEEAYEVAEAIEQDDMSALREELGDLLLQVVFHARMAEEQGSFVLQQVIQSICDKMIRRHPHVFGTANLPNPEAVHANWEREKALERSAKHDGKTVGLMAGVAHALPALVRAEKLQRRAARVGFDWDAIDGVFDKVIEELDECRETLAEPADPGARVHEIGDLLFSCVNLARHMGVDAEQALRTANRRFERRFGQIEAALHARGLEPSLAMRDEMERLWSLAKTEEC, from the coding sequence ATGAACGAATCCATGAATCAGTCGGCTTCGCTCGACGATCTGATCGCCATCATGGCGCGGCTGCGCGATCCCGATGGCGGTTGCCCCTGGGATCTGCGGCAGACGTTTCGCACGATCCTTCCCTTTACCCTGGAAGAGGCTTACGAAGTCGCCGAGGCGATCGAGCAGGACGATATGAGCGCTCTGCGCGAGGAACTTGGCGATCTGCTGCTGCAAGTGGTTTTCCATGCGCGCATGGCCGAGGAACAGGGCAGCTTTGTGCTTCAGCAGGTCATTCAGAGTATTTGCGACAAGATGATACGTCGTCACCCACATGTTTTCGGCACGGCGAATCTGCCGAATCCAGAGGCGGTGCATGCCAATTGGGAGCGCGAAAAGGCACTGGAGCGGTCGGCCAAGCACGACGGCAAGACGGTCGGTCTGATGGCGGGTGTGGCGCATGCCTTGCCCGCCCTGGTGCGCGCCGAGAAACTGCAACGGCGCGCGGCGCGGGTCGGTTTCGATTGGGACGCCATCGACGGCGTTTTCGATAAGGTGATCGAGGAACTCGACGAATGTCGCGAGACCCTGGCCGAGCCGGCGGATCCCGGCGCGCGCGTGCATGAAATCGGCGATTTGCTGTTCTCCTGCGTGAATCTTGCGCGTCACATGGGGGTGGATGCGGAGCAGGCATTGCGGACGGCGAATCGTCGCTTCGAGCGGCGTTTCGGGCAGATCGAGGCGGCGCTGCATGCACGCGGGCTGGAGCCGAGCCTGGCGATGCGCGACGAAATGGAGAGGCTTTGGTCTCTGGCGAAAACAGAGGAATGCTGA
- a CDS encoding DUF4743 domain-containing protein, translating to MSFLEKIKACNTWNPQDFLPFLLDGERIGSLRAPAAEQLRRWPDRFQCADDGVRWVGAPADFAGRTAVLSEVVQRLAEEGGVSHLHGELYPVTANRREQACCLIDRAAAPFFGMRAFGQHLNGFVRTPRGIEMWIGRRSANRRLYPRCLDHLVAGGLPHGLTLAENLRKECAEEAGMSAELADRAVPVGAVTYCRDSERGLKPDVMYCYDLELPEEFEPRCTDGEVETFYRMPVEEVRELVRDTGEFKLNCNLVIIDFLIRHGLIPQNDPEYLAILRGLRADLP from the coding sequence ATGAGCTTTCTTGAGAAAATCAAGGCTTGCAACACTTGGAATCCGCAGGATTTCCTGCCTTTTCTGCTCGATGGCGAGCGGATCGGCAGTCTCCGGGCGCCTGCCGCCGAGCAGCTCCGGCGTTGGCCCGATCGCTTCCAGTGCGCGGACGATGGGGTGCGCTGGGTCGGCGCGCCCGCCGATTTCGCCGGACGGACTGCGGTGCTGTCGGAGGTGGTCCAGCGTCTGGCGGAAGAAGGGGGTGTCAGTCATCTCCATGGCGAGCTGTATCCGGTCACCGCGAATCGTCGGGAGCAGGCGTGCTGTCTGATTGATCGGGCTGCCGCGCCTTTTTTTGGGATGCGCGCGTTCGGGCAGCATCTGAATGGCTTTGTCCGAACCCCGCGCGGAATCGAGATGTGGATCGGTCGACGCTCGGCGAACCGTCGGCTTTACCCCCGGTGTCTCGATCATCTGGTCGCTGGCGGCCTTCCCCATGGGCTGACGCTGGCCGAGAATCTTCGCAAGGAGTGCGCCGAGGAGGCCGGGATGTCCGCCGAACTGGCCGACCGGGCCGTGCCGGTCGGTGCCGTGACCTATTGTCGCGACTCGGAGCGTGGCCTCAAACCCGATGTCATGTATTGCTACGATCTGGAGTTGCCCGAGGAGTTCGAGCCGCGCTGCACCGATGGCGAGGTGGAAACCTTTTATCGGATGCCGGTGGAAGAGGTGCGCGAGCTGGTTCGCGACACCGGGGAGTTCAAGCTCAATTGCAATCTGGTCATTATCGATTTTTTGATCCGCCATGGCCTGATTCCCCAGAACGATCCCGAGTATCTGGCGATTCTTCGGGGGCTGCGCGCGGATTTGCCCTAG
- the ispG gene encoding flavodoxin-dependent (E)-4-hydroxy-3-methylbut-2-enyl-diphosphate synthase translates to MSPVRQPIKRRITVPVAIGPLTVGGLAPIVVQSMTNTDTADVEATVRQVADLARAGSELVRITVNHESAAKAVPAIREALDAQGCKVPLVGDFHFNGHRLLTDYPECAQALAKYRINPGNVGTGEKKDSQFATMIELACRYERPVRIGVNWGSLDQDLIVRLMDENARSAAPREAEQVMHEAMVQSAISNAERAMALGLPKDRIILSCKMSGVQDLIAVYRKLAERGDYALHLGLTEAGMGSKGIVGSTAALAVLLQEGIGDTIRVSLTPAPGEARTREVVVAQEILQTMGLRAFAPMVTACPGCGRTTSDTFQHLAQNIQGYLRDQMPVWRTQYPGVETMQVAVMGCVVNGPGESKHANIGISLPGSGERPSAPVYVDGEKVTTLKGEGIAEQFKRMVDDYIEAHYGQGSRPGD, encoded by the coding sequence ATGAGCCCAGTTCGACAACCGATCAAAAGACGCATCACCGTTCCCGTGGCCATTGGCCCATTGACCGTCGGCGGTCTGGCGCCGATCGTCGTGCAGTCCATGACCAATACCGATACCGCGGACGTGGAGGCCACGGTACGTCAGGTCGCCGATCTGGCGCGGGCGGGTTCGGAACTGGTGCGGATCACGGTCAACCATGAGTCGGCGGCAAAAGCCGTCCCGGCCATCCGCGAGGCGCTCGACGCGCAGGGTTGCAAGGTGCCGCTGGTGGGCGATTTCCATTTCAACGGGCATCGCCTGCTGACCGATTATCCCGAGTGCGCGCAGGCGCTGGCCAAGTATCGGATCAATCCGGGCAACGTGGGCACCGGCGAGAAAAAAGACAGTCAGTTCGCGACCATGATCGAGCTGGCCTGCCGCTATGAGCGGCCAGTGCGTATTGGCGTCAATTGGGGCAGCCTGGACCAGGATCTGATTGTGCGCCTCATGGACGAGAACGCCCGTTCCGCCGCCCCGCGCGAGGCCGAACAGGTGATGCACGAGGCGATGGTGCAATCGGCGATTTCCAACGCCGAGCGCGCCATGGCGCTAGGCTTGCCGAAGGACCGCATCATCCTGTCCTGCAAGATGAGCGGCGTACAGGATTTGATCGCGGTCTATCGAAAACTGGCCGAGCGTGGCGACTATGCCCTGCATCTCGGTCTGACCGAAGCCGGCATGGGTTCCAAGGGAATCGTCGGCTCCACCGCCGCGCTAGCGGTGCTGCTGCAGGAAGGGATCGGCGATACCATCCGGGTTTCGCTGACACCGGCCCCCGGCGAGGCGCGTACCCGCGAGGTGGTGGTGGCCCAGGAAATCCTTCAGACCATGGGACTGCGCGCCTTCGCGCCCATGGTCACCGCCTGTCCGGGCTGCGGTCGGACCACCAGCGATACCTTCCAGCATCTGGCCCAGAATATTCAGGGTTACCTGCGCGACCAGATGCCGGTATGGCGCACGCAGTATCCTGGCGTCGAGACCATGCAGGTGGCCGTCATGGGCTGCGTGGTCAACGGTCCCGGCGAGAGCAAGCATGCCAATATCGGCATCAGTCTGCCGGGCAGCGGCGAGCGGCCGTCCGCCCCGGTCTATGTGGATGGGGAGAAGGTCACGACGCTCAAGGGCGAGGGAATCGCCGAGCAGTTCAAGCGCATGGTGGATGACTATATCGAGGCTCATTATGGCCAGGGATCGCGGCCAGGAGACTAA
- a CDS encoding GlcG/HbpS family heme-binding protein — MNKRLMAGLIAFCVTAPVLAEEALTVPLKRLSLDAAVKVAQGAIDACREKGIQIAVTVVDREGNVQVALRDTIAAPITLKISRMKAFTAVNFNAATSSMATRAESPIGRVEGLVMSAGGVPVLVGGSALAAGVGVSGAPDGADDEACALAGVAKIQDDLDMAM; from the coding sequence ATGAACAAGCGTTTGATGGCAGGCTTGATCGCGTTCTGCGTGACGGCGCCGGTGCTGGCGGAAGAGGCGTTGACGGTGCCGCTGAAGCGGCTGTCGCTCGATGCGGCCGTCAAGGTTGCCCAGGGCGCGATCGATGCCTGTCGCGAGAAGGGGATTCAGATCGCGGTCACGGTGGTCGATCGCGAGGGCAACGTCCAGGTCGCCCTACGCGACACCATCGCCGCGCCCATTACGCTCAAAATCAGTCGCATGAAGGCCTTTACCGCCGTCAACTTCAATGCCGCGACCTCATCGATGGCGACCCGCGCCGAGTCGCCGATCGGGCGCGTGGAAGGTCTGGTGATGTCCGCCGGCGGCGTGCCGGTGCTGGTCGGCGGATCCGCGCTGGCCGCTGGCGTGGGCGTGAGCGGCGCGCCGGATGGCGCGGATGACGAGGCGTGCGCGCTGGCCGGGGTCGCCAAGATCCAGGACGATCTGGACATGGCAATGTAG
- the arfB gene encoding alternative ribosome rescue aminoacyl-tRNA hydrolase ArfB, with translation MLQITHRIQIDESELWEQFTRSPGPGGQNVNKVETAVQLRFDVAGSPSLPEDVRQRLLRLGGRRVDSSGVLMIEAHRFRTRERNRADARERLAALILQAAHRPKPRIATRPTKASKERRLNSKRHTSANKRLRTTRPGED, from the coding sequence ATGCTTCAGATTACCCACCGCATCCAGATCGACGAGTCCGAGCTCTGGGAGCAATTCACGCGCTCGCCAGGTCCGGGCGGGCAGAATGTCAACAAGGTCGAGACGGCGGTGCAATTGCGCTTCGATGTGGCTGGATCGCCATCGCTGCCAGAGGATGTTCGGCAGCGGCTGTTGCGCCTGGGCGGGAGACGGGTGGACTCCTCGGGCGTGCTGATGATCGAAGCCCATCGGTTTCGCACCCGCGAGCGCAACCGCGCCGATGCGCGCGAGCGGCTCGCGGCGCTCATCCTGCAAGCGGCGCATCGCCCCAAACCGCGCATCGCCACCCGTCCGACCAAGGCGTCGAAAGAGCGGCGGCTCAACTCGAAACGCCACACGTCCGCCAACAAACGTCTGCGCACGACCCGGCCAGGCGAGGATTGA